CTAATGATGGTTTTAAAAGTATTGCACAAAGCTACAAAAGCTTATTTCCAGATAACAAagagatataattatgtttgcTGATGTTatcatctcatatctttatGTAGACAGGGACCTTCAAGTTTgttaatttaagaaatttggaCTAATTGAAATATGGTATAACTAATAAAGACAGTATATAAGGCCCAAATAACATGGTAGACCATTTATTTGGCCTTATATAAGTCCAATCTTGTTATTTGGGCCTCATATAATGTTTTTATTAGTTATACCATATTGGAGCCTCATTTGTGGAGGAAGAAACACGAAAAGTTGGTGAAGAAGACCAATACGAGGAGGAAGAAGCAAAAGTGGTTCGGTAGTAAACTATGATGCATGGAAACATCTCGAAAGAGTCATTTTGGTGCTAAAAAACGTTTCCAAGCTGCTTctgcaatttcaaaaaaaattcacagTTGTTTCGAAATAGGTTAAAAATTTCGCGATCACGATTTAATATCCAAACGAGATTAAAGACGGAAAGAATTTCGTTCTAACCAGCATATATTAATTCTAATTCCAGGGCTTCCCTAGGGCTCTTTATCTTCAACCTTTATGATCATTCCCTCTTATCGCTTAGTGCTCGGTGTCACCGTCTATTCACAACTTCGATTGCTTGGTGCAACTGTCGACTCACAAACACAAATTGGGTTGAGTCGCCTTCGATTCACAAACACGAATCGATGTTTTAGTGCTCATGTCTCCATTTCTGTGCAACACAAGTATTCAATTCACAACTCCGGTTGCTCGGTGCCAACattgattcacaaacacaaactagGCTGAGCCATCATTGATTAACAAACTCGAATCGATGTTTCTGTGCTTGGTGCCATTGTTTTTGTGCAACGTGAATCAATTCACAACCTCGATTACTTGATGCAGCTGttgatttacaaaaaaatatttgggatTGTGATTATggtgttttattatattatcATTGACAATGATGTTAATAAAACTAGTTCATGTAATCTTATTATCTAATGAAATAACGTTCATAAAATAAGAAAggtatttgataattaaatatgatactgtatttattaattttaaaaacatatattatgtattttgctaatattttattgttattgtaagtaaaatacaataataaatttatgaaaaatgctactTGCCTGTCTTTGTTGATATATTTGTTGACACTCCGTTAATCAATTATCAATATACACACTTGTTGACACCTTGTTAAGTGATGGGTATATTAGTATTGATTAATGGTATGTCAACAAGGATGtgtaaatagtaattttttaaatttataattacgaAAAAATGTCCGCCTTAAACCTCTAGTCTTCGAGAGAGCtgtaaaataaaagacaatTAGGAGCGCGAGGTGTCTTTCATATGGACTCTCCGATACTTAAATTAGTcttagttgaaaaaaaaaattattgaaatagcTTGTGTAAAAGCTATTATATACCTCGATAAGAAGGATGACTCTTTATTCATAGAGATTAAGATTGACATGCAAAGAAGTATCTGCATTTTCGAAGATTATTTGTTTCTAATCTCTAGGCAAGGATCTTAGAGGTGAATTATCGCATTTTTTACGAAGTATAATCTGAAAGTTTCCTAAAAAATGTATCTTTGAGACCCAAGAAAGGCGTCCAAGAAAATCATCCAAGGATTATGTGTCGAAAGGTTTTAAAGGCCTTCCATTTTAGGCATATTTATATTGAGCTTGTATTATGATTGGACTCACTTTTTTGGACTCGACAATTATTATGCTCCATATATAAGTTTCATATTTttggaataaaatatttttagattttgtgTTTAGGTAATaagaaaagtaaaatatattttaaatcaaaataagaaaatgctTACCTAAGAAATTTTGtacttaaattttgttttaagacTAAAACCCTTATTATTTGACAATAAATCACTTAAATACACAAAAGATATTGTGATATTCaagtatttgattttttatgcaaattattttacattaacaaattatatagaaataagactaaaaaatatttttatatgaatttttgttACATACAATATTTTACGTAAAATGTTTTTACCTTTTTCAAAAACTGTTTGttccaacatatatattttatatataaaaatgtaaaattagtgaatttgatggttgattttttttgtaaatttagaaaatacaatcttttatgaaaaatattttagtatgTGTTGTTGTTTGAATATAATGATAATAGAATTTAGATGTTGAGGAATCATCATGAATCCGTCAAGAATTTATTAAGGAATAGGCCATTAGAAGGCATAGCGTATTTTTCACACAAACTCACTGACACTTAAGTTAAATTcattgaaaatcaaaagaacTTGGAGAAAGTTCTTAGAATGTTTTTGGCATACCTAGAAAAAGATGGTCAAGAACCATTTTTGTGCGGTCTTCGATGTTCGTATTCTCAATTACATCAGGAGAAATAAATCGCATGTGTAAGGCTTTATCTCACTGTGCAATGCGAGAATCAAACTCACGACTTATCGAACTAACACTGACATATCGCTTGGCCAATCACTAACCTATGCCCTAACAGCAAGATAGtcattctatttatagaagtgaTGGTTGATAGGCAACACAATTTTTAAGAATTCTTTAAAAAGAGACTAGTAATGTGGGGTCTTATGAACTATATTGCACGAAAATGCCTCATAAaagtcattttcctatttttgaaacatttttaattcttgtttcgaaccctatttatgcttattttttaaaaaaaaatattcatttccgtttcttattaaaaatatttttcatttttatttccgtgcaacatagctcTTAAGAACTATTtgatcaataaaatattttgggctCGACAAATTTATTCTTTGTTGAGATTAGGTTGGTAGGCTTTATCCTTACCTTTTAGaattactttaataaaaaacatacaaataaaataaagattataaaagaaaataatgtaaatatttaGAAAGTCCAATAATACTAAAGAACCCTTTTGcgtccaaatataatatatatatattttttaaaattctggTGGAGTGAATTCTATTATATTCtagaaaagaataaataaagcCTTGAAGCTACCAGAGGCATCCGTATACGTTGCTCTGTAGGCGAATCAAGAAGTTTCCAATCGCGTGCTTTGCTTCCTCTTCCACTTCCTTAAGAATCGCTTCTCCGGGAACCACCTTTCTTCATTGCTCAATCCTCAAtccccttctcttctctgcAAGGAATCAATCCGTTCCCCCCCCCCGACTTGGTTTGCTTCACACGTCGGTTAACGTGGTTTCCGTTTTCGGCGGGAAGTTGGTTATCATTCGGTCGCGAAATCCGCTGgctggttggttggttggttgggtAGGGTAAGAATAGAGATGTGGCAGACGCCGTACCGGAAAAATGACGTGGAATCGGGGGCCAGGCCGCTGTACCCCACCATGCTGGAGAGCCCGGAGCTCCGCTGGTCCTTCATCCGCAAGATTTACTCCATCCTCACCCTCCAATTGCTCGTCACCGTGGCTGTTGCCGCCGTCGTCGTCTCCGTTCACCCCATTGCCGTTTTCTTCTCCACCACGGGGGCCGGCCTCGCCCTCTACATCGTACTCATCATTACCCCTTTCATCGGTAGCCGTCTTAATTTCCCTTCGCCCTCCAcctctcttttgtttttaacaTGGGTGCGATCTTGTCTAACATTTGTTCATGGCGATTATCGTTCTCGTTGCAGTTTTGTGCCCTTTGTATTACTACTCGCAGCGACACCCCGTGAACTATATTCTCCTCGGCTTGTTCACGGTGACTCTTGCTTTTGCGGTGGGACTGACCTGTGCTTTCACCAGTGGTAATCTaccaatctttctttctttctttcttttatttgctTTCGAGTCTCTCTGTATGATTGTTCAGATGACTGTATCTTGATGGGGTAACAGGGAAGGTCATTCTGGAATCCGTAATCTTGACAACTGCGGTAGTTCTAAGTCTCACCCTTTACACATTCTGGGCCGCAAAGAGAGGCCATGATTTCAACTTCCTTGGACCTTTCCTGTTTGGAGCCGTTTTCGTGCTGCTAATTTTTGCCCTGATTCAGGTATAtgtttataaacatatatataagaacccttttgatttctctttcttggGCTTTGATTGATAATCATTCATTTATTTGGGTTGGGTTGTTGCAGATGCTGTTTCCATTGGGTAAAATCTCGGTGATGATCTATGGCTGTTTGGCGTCGATCATATTCTGTGGGTACATAATATATGACACAGACAATCTCATCAAGCGCTACTCCTATGACGAATACATTTGGGCTTCTGTGTCGCTCTATCTCGACATCATCAATCTCTTCTTATCAATATTGACCATTTTCAGGGCTACTGATTCCTAGAAAAAGCACAATTTTCGAATTCCAAACGCCCTTCTGTATGGTccactgttttttttttttctcaaaattgatGGGCTTTTGTAATGAAAATAGCTGATTGAATAAATCGTACTACTGATCAAGTTTAATGGAAACATTGAGAGCGCAATTCCCCAATTTGACGTAGATTACCACAAGCTTTCTTCAATTGTGGCATTTGTTGTTCTTTTGAGCTGTGATTGAGAGGAGTCTCGAGACGCCCTGCGTCCAGATATCGTATTCCCTTTGGTTCTTGCACTCGAACTCGACGATTCCGCGCGTTGCCGTCTTCAATCCAAAATACCGCCGCTGCTCTCCGCCGTCGAACAAGAGCCGCTCCGGCCACGGTGCCACATCTTTACAGACCTCCATTACCACATCTGCATAAAACCATGCCATTACGATTAATAAGTAATTTCACAATAGGCAATTCACTCGAGTCAAAACTGGGTATCACAGTTTTTgttacttttcttcttcttggtgaTGGTTCCTGCAACATGCTTGCTCTTCATCTTCAGCATCACATTGCCTGTTCGATGAATGTAGACTGACACTATCTTCCAGTGAAGATCACCTgcaacatcaaaatacacctaAATCATTCACTTGCTGCCATTAAAGTAAGATCGAGCAGATGaaaaatttctaatttatgTGAATGTGAACCTTTGCGGGTTCGTTTGAGAAGCTCAACGCCCCTGGCGAGGAGTCCTTGATTACAAGAATCCAGGAAATTCTCCTCAACAACAGCCCCTTTGTTACAGTTTCCATTGATATGATCATTGGAAATTCTTCCACTCATCTTCATTCCCGTCCCCGTCCCCGTCCCCGTCCCTTTGTCTACCGGCATCGCTGCGGCAACGTTCCACACTTCTTTCAGGGCTCTTGCCTTCAGGGTTGCCGCCCCGCGCAATGCTGCATCCAAGGCATCTCCATTTCATTCGTTTTCATTGGGTTACACTCACTGTGTCTACATCTTTTGTGATTAGGGATCGTGTTTGAATTCTATACCTGTAGCTGCAGCGGCAGTGAGAGTGGTGATATCGCTGTAAGACCGGACATTAACGGCCGAGCTCACGGCGGACACTAGGTGGTCGCGGTCGGCTCCCATGGACTCTGCAGCCTCCACGCACTGGGCGGCAACTAGTGTTGCGGCTGACGCGACAGCCATGTCCGTCTTAGTCAACTGGTCGTTCTTCCCAGACGCTGATGCTGCGGCCGTGGCGGCGGCCATTGCAGCAACGGCAGCCGCCACGCCAGCAACGGAAACGGCGGCATGGAGCTGCGCGTTATGGGTTCTAgcctcctctttcttcttctcccttcgtTCCTTGAGCCATCTCCCTACTGTCTTGCCACTGGGCGTGCTCACTCCGCCCACGCCGCCGGTAGAACCATTGCGGCCGCCAGTGAACAGAGGTTGCAGTGTGTTGTTTGAACGCAAGTACTGTAGGGAGTGTAGACGAGATTTTTCGTGAAATTATTGGACAATGGGTATATTTGGTAATTtgaatcttatttttaacattcaGAAATTAatggatattttttttctaatttctgcTAAAAAACAGTGAGAAAATTAAAACAGAAGAAGATCGAAGGTAATAAGAAGGGTGTTTTCAAAGTATAAAGATATGATGACCAACTTCAGCAAAGCTTAGTAATTTAGCCTAAAGTACATGGTGAAACACTAC
The Diospyros lotus cultivar Yz01 chromosome 12, ASM1463336v1, whole genome shotgun sequence DNA segment above includes these coding regions:
- the LOC127786568 gene encoding protein LIFEGUARD 2-like, with amino-acid sequence MWQTPYRKNDVESGARPLYPTMLESPELRWSFIRKIYSILTLQLLVTVAVAAVVVSVHPIAVFFSTTGAGLALYIVLIITPFIVLCPLYYYSQRHPVNYILLGLFTVTLAFAVGLTCAFTSGKVILESVILTTAVVLSLTLYTFWAAKRGHDFNFLGPFLFGAVFVLLIFALIQMLFPLGKISVMIYGCLASIIFCGYIIYDTDNLIKRYSYDEYIWASVSLYLDIINLFLSILTIFRATDS
- the LOC127786784 gene encoding VAN3-binding protein-like yields the protein MGSRRPEHGGATGVRLPEISPEPLEFLARSWSASALQVSKALRAPSPASLRSTIGQVHSASTSSSSSADQEEEEAAAGEPANQQLSFSFTSSATSQLVLERIMSQSEISPLTSGRLSHSSGPLNGCSLTEDIESPPPVSPSHEFDDVVKYLRSNNTLQPLFTGGRNGSTGGVGGVSTPSGKTVGRWLKERREKKKEEARTHNAQLHAAVSVAGVAAAVAAMAAATAAASASGKNDQLTKTDMAVASAATLVAAQCVEAAESMGADRDHLVSAVSSAVNVRSYSDITTLTAAAATALRGAATLKARALKEVWNVAAAMPVDKGTGTGTGTGMKMSGRISNDHINGNCNKGAVVEENFLDSCNQGLLARGVELLKRTRKGDLHWKIVSVYIHRTGNVMLKMKSKHVAGTITKKKKNVVMEVCKDVAPWPERLLFDGGEQRRYFGLKTATRGIVEFECKNQREYDIWTQGVSRLLSITAQKNNKCHN